One Solanum pennellii chromosome 9, SPENNV200 DNA segment encodes these proteins:
- the LOC107031040 gene encoding proline-, glutamic acid- and leucine-rich protein 1-like isoform X4 — MPFCKLCSSVKWDTEGDCEKQFIIGEYFVGETLEMMTMHYEYGLLKQVVEHKHATDPVGLKLWISTKLVDIEIMHDSDEPRKSTNPKLDVNFSDSDSDPDLPPDNVDGAHRKIREGKARGKARGKARGKARGKARGKARGKARGKARGKASGECSSADPVQGAASKKTAGSLSSAPALAPGNDDLPKAGSLSSAPALAPGNDDLPKAGSLSSAPALAPGNDDLPKAGSLSSAPALAPGNDDLPKAGCSSFAPDPVQGATTSYPDLVAVPASLPPPPPSPPVQVSPFLTPPPQDFSFAAAHPALVVDDFIVEGVVDGDVSVDPAAPSQDFSFAAAGPALEVDDSIVEGVVDFNESIDPPPAQDSAVEAPSSQDFSFAAAGPALLVDDSTVEGVNDVHESVDPPPAQDSAVEAPSSQDFSFAAAGPALEVDDSIVEGVVDSNEYADPAPAQDSAVQTPVSQDFSFAAAGPALLVDESTVEGVNDVHESVDPPPAQDSAVEVPPSQDFDDSIVEGVVDFNESIDPPPAQDSAVEAPSSQDFSFAAAGPALLVDDSTVDSPPAQDSAVEAPLSQDFSFAAAGPVLEVDDADQPPPPSPVHNLPRRSVRLAAQALQGILPRRSARLGLQRRNSEIDNMRVIRRPRRRHLCHPYCTCRRRNCPCYLARM, encoded by the exons atgccTTTTTGCAAGCTTTGTAGCTCGGTAAAATGGGATACAGAGGGAGATTGTGAAAAACAATTTATAATTGGAGAATATTTTGTAGGTGAAACTTTGGAGATGATGACAATGCACTACGAATATGGTTTATTGAAACAAGTAGTTGAACACAAACATGCCACTGACCCTGTGGGTTTAAAGTTGTGGATATCCACTAAATTGGTGGATATTGAAATAATGCACGATAGCGATGAGCCAAGGAAATCAAC aaatccAAAGCTGGATGTAAATTTTTCGGATTCCGATTCCGATCCGGATTTACCTCCAGATAACGTTGATGGAGCTCATCGAAAAATTCGGGAGGGAAAAGCTCGGGGAAAAGCTCGGGGAAAAGCTCGGGGAAAAGCTCGGGGAAAAGCTCGGGGAAAAGCTCGGGGAAAAGCTCGGGGAAAAGCTCGGGGAAAAGCTTCGGGTGAATGTTCTTCAGCGGATCCTGTTCAAGGAGCAGCTTCAAAAAAAACAGCAG GTTCGTTATCTTCTGCACCTGCTTTGGCTCCGGGGAATGATGATCTTCCAAAAGCAG GTTCGTTATCTTCTGCACCTGCTTTGGCTCCGGGGAATGATGATCTTCCAAAAGCAG GTTCGTTATCTTCTGCACCTGCTTTGGCTCCGGGGAATGATGATCTTCCAAAAGCAG GTTCGTTATCTTCTGCACCTGCTTTGGCTCCGGGGAATGATGATCTTCCAAAAGCAG GTTGTTCATCCTTTGCTCCTGATCCAGTTCAAGGAGCAACAACAT CTTATCCCGATCTAGTGGCTGTTCCAGCTTCACTTCCACCTCCACCACCTTCTCCACCAGTTCAAGTTTCGCCTTTTCTAACTCCACctcctcaagatttttcatttgCTGCAGCTCATCCTGCTCTGGTGGTTGATGATTTTATTGTAGAAGGTGTTGTTGATGGTGATGTGTCTGTTGATCCAGCTGCACCttctcaagatttttcatttgCTGCAGCTGGGCCTGCTCTGGAGGTTGATGATTCTATTGTAGAAGGTGTTGTTGACTTTAATGAGTCTATTGATCCTCCTCCAGCTCAAGATTCAGCAGTTGAAGCTCCATCttctcaagatttttcatttgCTGCAGCTGGGCCTGCTCTACTGGTTGATGATTCTACTGTTGAAGGTGTTAATGATGTTCATGAGTCTGTTGATCCTCCTCCAGCTCAAGATTCAGCAGTTGAAGCTCCATCttctcaagatttttcatttgCTGCAGCTGGGCCTGCTCTGGAGGTTGATGATTCTATTGTAGAAGGTGTTGTTGACTCTAATGAGTATGCTGATCCAGCTCCAGCTCAAGATTCAGCAGTTCAAACTCCAGtttctcaagatttttcatttgCTGCAGCTGGGCCTGCTCTACTGGTTGATGAATCTACTGTTGAAGGTGTTAATGATGTTCATGAGTCTGTTGATCCTCCTCCAGCTCAAGATTCAGCAGTTGAAGTTCCACCTTCTCAAGATTTTGATGATTCTATTGTAGAAGGTGTTGTTGACTTTAATGAGTCTATTGATCCTCCTCCAGCTCAAGATTCAGCAGTTGAAGCTCCATCttctcaagatttttcatttgCTGCAGCTGGGCCTGCTCTACTGGTTGATGATTCTACTGTTGATTCTCCTCCAGCTCAAGATTCAGCAGTTGAAGCTCCACtttctcaagatttttcatttgCTGCAGCTGGGCCTGTTCTAGAGGTTGATGATGCTGATCAACCTCCACCACCATCACCTGTTCATAATCTACCTCGGAGGTCGGTACGCTTGGCTGCTCAAGCTCTTCAAGGCATACTTCCGAGGAGATCGGCACGCCTAGGTTTGCAGAGGCGGAATTCTGAGATAGATAATATGCGTGTCATACGTCGGCCTCGTCGGCGTCATCTTTGTCATCCATATTGTACTTGTAGAAGAAGAAACTGTCCATGCTACCTAGCTAGAATGTAA
- the LOC107031040 gene encoding fibrous sheath CABYR-binding protein-like isoform X9 — MPFCKLCSSVKWDTEGDCEKQFIIGEYFVGETLEMMTMHYEYGLLKQVVEHKHATDPVGLKLWISTKLVDIEIMHDSDEPRKSTNPKLDVNFSDSDSDPDLPPDNVDGAHRKIREGKARGKARGKARGKARGKARGKARGKARGKARGKASGECSSADPVQGAASKKTAGSLSSAPALAPGNDDLPKAGSLSSAPALAPGNDDLPKAGSLSSAPALAPGNDDLPKAGSLSSAPALAPGNDDLPKAAYPDLVAVPASLPPPPPSPPVQVSPFLTPPPQDFSFAAAHPALVVDDFIVEGVVDGDVSVDPAAPSQDFSFAAAGPALEVDDSIVEGVVDFNESIDPPPAQDSAVEAPSSQDFSFAAAGPALLVDDSTVEGVNDVHESVDPPPAQDSAVEAPSSQDFSFAAAGPALEVDDSIVEGVVDSNEYADPAPAQDSAVQTPVSQDFSFAAAGPALLVDESTVEGVNDVHESVDPPPAQDSAVEVPPSQDFDDSIVEGVVDFNESIDPPPAQDSAVEAPSSQDFSFAAAGPALLVDDSTVDSPPAQDSAVEAPLSQDFSFAAAGPVLEVDDADQPPPPSPVHNLPRRSVRLAAQALQGILPRRSARLGLQRRNSEIDNMRVIRRPRRRHLCHPYCTCRRRNCPCYLARM, encoded by the exons atgccTTTTTGCAAGCTTTGTAGCTCGGTAAAATGGGATACAGAGGGAGATTGTGAAAAACAATTTATAATTGGAGAATATTTTGTAGGTGAAACTTTGGAGATGATGACAATGCACTACGAATATGGTTTATTGAAACAAGTAGTTGAACACAAACATGCCACTGACCCTGTGGGTTTAAAGTTGTGGATATCCACTAAATTGGTGGATATTGAAATAATGCACGATAGCGATGAGCCAAGGAAATCAAC aaatccAAAGCTGGATGTAAATTTTTCGGATTCCGATTCCGATCCGGATTTACCTCCAGATAACGTTGATGGAGCTCATCGAAAAATTCGGGAGGGAAAAGCTCGGGGAAAAGCTCGGGGAAAAGCTCGGGGAAAAGCTCGGGGAAAAGCTCGGGGAAAAGCTCGGGGAAAAGCTCGGGGAAAAGCTCGGGGAAAAGCTTCGGGTGAATGTTCTTCAGCGGATCCTGTTCAAGGAGCAGCTTCAAAAAAAACAGCAG GTTCGTTATCTTCTGCACCTGCTTTGGCTCCGGGGAATGATGATCTTCCAAAAGCAG GTTCGTTATCTTCTGCACCTGCTTTGGCTCCGGGGAATGATGATCTTCCAAAAGCAG GTTCGTTATCTTCTGCACCTGCTTTGGCTCCGGGGAATGATGATCTTCCAAAAGCAG GTTCGTTATCTTCTGCACCTGCTTTGGCTCCGGGGAATGATGATCTTCCAAAAGCAG CTTATCCCGATCTAGTGGCTGTTCCAGCTTCACTTCCACCTCCACCACCTTCTCCACCAGTTCAAGTTTCGCCTTTTCTAACTCCACctcctcaagatttttcatttgCTGCAGCTCATCCTGCTCTGGTGGTTGATGATTTTATTGTAGAAGGTGTTGTTGATGGTGATGTGTCTGTTGATCCAGCTGCACCttctcaagatttttcatttgCTGCAGCTGGGCCTGCTCTGGAGGTTGATGATTCTATTGTAGAAGGTGTTGTTGACTTTAATGAGTCTATTGATCCTCCTCCAGCTCAAGATTCAGCAGTTGAAGCTCCATCttctcaagatttttcatttgCTGCAGCTGGGCCTGCTCTACTGGTTGATGATTCTACTGTTGAAGGTGTTAATGATGTTCATGAGTCTGTTGATCCTCCTCCAGCTCAAGATTCAGCAGTTGAAGCTCCATCttctcaagatttttcatttgCTGCAGCTGGGCCTGCTCTGGAGGTTGATGATTCTATTGTAGAAGGTGTTGTTGACTCTAATGAGTATGCTGATCCAGCTCCAGCTCAAGATTCAGCAGTTCAAACTCCAGtttctcaagatttttcatttgCTGCAGCTGGGCCTGCTCTACTGGTTGATGAATCTACTGTTGAAGGTGTTAATGATGTTCATGAGTCTGTTGATCCTCCTCCAGCTCAAGATTCAGCAGTTGAAGTTCCACCTTCTCAAGATTTTGATGATTCTATTGTAGAAGGTGTTGTTGACTTTAATGAGTCTATTGATCCTCCTCCAGCTCAAGATTCAGCAGTTGAAGCTCCATCttctcaagatttttcatttgCTGCAGCTGGGCCTGCTCTACTGGTTGATGATTCTACTGTTGATTCTCCTCCAGCTCAAGATTCAGCAGTTGAAGCTCCACtttctcaagatttttcatttgCTGCAGCTGGGCCTGTTCTAGAGGTTGATGATGCTGATCAACCTCCACCACCATCACCTGTTCATAATCTACCTCGGAGGTCGGTACGCTTGGCTGCTCAAGCTCTTCAAGGCATACTTCCGAGGAGATCGGCACGCCTAGGTTTGCAGAGGCGGAATTCTGAGATAGATAATATGCGTGTCATACGTCGGCCTCGTCGGCGTCATCTTTGTCATCCATATTGTACTTGTAGAAGAAGAAACTGTCCATGCTACCTAGCTAGAATGTAA
- the LOC107031040 gene encoding fibrous sheath CABYR-binding protein-like isoform X2 produces MPFCKLCSSVKWDTEGDCEKQFIIGEYFVGETLEMMTMHYEYGLLKQVVEHKHATDPVGLKLWISTKLVDIEIMHDSDEPRKSTNPKLDVNFSDSDSDPDLPPDNVDGAHRKIREGKARGKARGKARGKARGKARGKARGKARGKARGKASGECSSADPVQGAASKKTAGSLSSAPALAPGNDDLPKAGSLSSAPALAPGNDDLPKAGSLSSAPALAPGNDDLPKAGSLSSAPALAPGNDDLPKAGSLSSAPALAPGNDDLPKAAYPDLVAVPASLPPPPPSPPVQVSPFLTPPPQDFSFAAAHPALVVDDFIVEGVVDGDVSVDPAAPSQDFSFAAAGPALEVDDSIVEGVVDFNESIDPPPAQDSAVEAPSSQDFSFAAAGPALLVDDSTVEGVNDVHESVDPPPAQDSAVEAPSSQDFSFAAAGPALEVDDSIVEGVVDSNEYADPAPAQDSAVQTPVSQDFSFAAAGPALLVDESTVEGVNDVHESVDPPPAQDSAVEVPPSQDFDDSIVEGVVDFNESIDPPPAQDSAVEAPSSQDFSFAAAGPALLVDDSTVDSPPAQDSAVEAPLSQDFSFAAAGPVLEVDDADQPPPPSPVHNLPRRSVRLAAQALQGILPRRSARLGLQRRNSEIDNMRVIRRPRRRHLCHPYCTCRRRNCPCYLARM; encoded by the exons atgccTTTTTGCAAGCTTTGTAGCTCGGTAAAATGGGATACAGAGGGAGATTGTGAAAAACAATTTATAATTGGAGAATATTTTGTAGGTGAAACTTTGGAGATGATGACAATGCACTACGAATATGGTTTATTGAAACAAGTAGTTGAACACAAACATGCCACTGACCCTGTGGGTTTAAAGTTGTGGATATCCACTAAATTGGTGGATATTGAAATAATGCACGATAGCGATGAGCCAAGGAAATCAAC aaatccAAAGCTGGATGTAAATTTTTCGGATTCCGATTCCGATCCGGATTTACCTCCAGATAACGTTGATGGAGCTCATCGAAAAATTCGGGAGGGAAAAGCTCGGGGAAAAGCTCGGGGAAAAGCTCGGGGAAAAGCTCGGGGAAAAGCTCGGGGAAAAGCTCGGGGAAAAGCTCGGGGAAAAGCTCGGGGAAAAGCTTCGGGTGAATGTTCTTCAGCGGATCCTGTTCAAGGAGCAGCTTCAAAAAAAACAGCAG GTTCGTTATCTTCTGCACCTGCTTTGGCTCCGGGGAATGATGATCTTCCAAAAGCAG GTTCGTTATCTTCTGCACCTGCTTTGGCTCCGGGGAATGATGATCTTCCAAAAGCAG GTTCGTTATCTTCTGCACCTGCTTTGGCTCCGGGGAATGATGATCTTCCAAAAGCAG GTTCGTTATCTTCTGCACCTGCTTTGGCTCCGGGGAATGATGATCTTCCAAAAGCAG GTTCGTTATCTTCTGCACCTGCTTTGGCTCCGGGGAATGATGATCTTCCAAAAGCAG CTTATCCCGATCTAGTGGCTGTTCCAGCTTCACTTCCACCTCCACCACCTTCTCCACCAGTTCAAGTTTCGCCTTTTCTAACTCCACctcctcaagatttttcatttgCTGCAGCTCATCCTGCTCTGGTGGTTGATGATTTTATTGTAGAAGGTGTTGTTGATGGTGATGTGTCTGTTGATCCAGCTGCACCttctcaagatttttcatttgCTGCAGCTGGGCCTGCTCTGGAGGTTGATGATTCTATTGTAGAAGGTGTTGTTGACTTTAATGAGTCTATTGATCCTCCTCCAGCTCAAGATTCAGCAGTTGAAGCTCCATCttctcaagatttttcatttgCTGCAGCTGGGCCTGCTCTACTGGTTGATGATTCTACTGTTGAAGGTGTTAATGATGTTCATGAGTCTGTTGATCCTCCTCCAGCTCAAGATTCAGCAGTTGAAGCTCCATCttctcaagatttttcatttgCTGCAGCTGGGCCTGCTCTGGAGGTTGATGATTCTATTGTAGAAGGTGTTGTTGACTCTAATGAGTATGCTGATCCAGCTCCAGCTCAAGATTCAGCAGTTCAAACTCCAGtttctcaagatttttcatttgCTGCAGCTGGGCCTGCTCTACTGGTTGATGAATCTACTGTTGAAGGTGTTAATGATGTTCATGAGTCTGTTGATCCTCCTCCAGCTCAAGATTCAGCAGTTGAAGTTCCACCTTCTCAAGATTTTGATGATTCTATTGTAGAAGGTGTTGTTGACTTTAATGAGTCTATTGATCCTCCTCCAGCTCAAGATTCAGCAGTTGAAGCTCCATCttctcaagatttttcatttgCTGCAGCTGGGCCTGCTCTACTGGTTGATGATTCTACTGTTGATTCTCCTCCAGCTCAAGATTCAGCAGTTGAAGCTCCACtttctcaagatttttcatttgCTGCAGCTGGGCCTGTTCTAGAGGTTGATGATGCTGATCAACCTCCACCACCATCACCTGTTCATAATCTACCTCGGAGGTCGGTACGCTTGGCTGCTCAAGCTCTTCAAGGCATACTTCCGAGGAGATCGGCACGCCTAGGTTTGCAGAGGCGGAATTCTGAGATAGATAATATGCGTGTCATACGTCGGCCTCGTCGGCGTCATCTTTGTCATCCATATTGTACTTGTAGAAGAAGAAACTGTCCATGCTACCTAGCTAGAATGTAA
- the LOC107031040 gene encoding proline-rich protein 36-like isoform X1: MPFCKLCSSVKWDTEGDCEKQFIIGEYFVGETLEMMTMHYEYGLLKQVVEHKHATDPVGLKLWISTKLVDIEIMHDSDEPRKSTNPKLDVNFSDSDSDPDLPPDNVDGAHRKIREGKARGKARGKARGKARGKARGKARGKARGKARGKASGECSSADPVQGAASKKTAGSLSSAPALAPGNDDLPKAGSLSSAPALAPGNDDLPKAGSLSSAPALAPGNDDLPKAGSLSSAPALAPGNDDLPKAGSLSSAPALAPGNDDLPKAGCSSFAPDPVQGATTSYPDLVAVPASLPPPPPSPPVQVSPFLTPPPQDFSFAAAHPALVVDDFIVEGVVDGDVSVDPAAPSQDFSFAAAGPALEVDDSIVEGVVDFNESIDPPPAQDSAVEAPSSQDFSFAAAGPALLVDDSTVEGVNDVHESVDPPPAQDSAVEAPSSQDFSFAAAGPALEVDDSIVEGVVDSNEYADPAPAQDSAVQTPVSQDFSFAAAGPALLVDESTVEGVNDVHESVDPPPAQDSAVEVPPSQDFDDSIVEGVVDFNESIDPPPAQDSAVEAPSSQDFSFAAAGPALLVDDSTVDSPPAQDSAVEAPLSQDFSFAAAGPVLEVDDADQPPPPSPVHNLPRRSVRLAAQALQGILPRRSARLGLQRRNSEIDNMRVIRRPRRRHLCHPYCTCRRRNCPCYLARM, encoded by the exons atgccTTTTTGCAAGCTTTGTAGCTCGGTAAAATGGGATACAGAGGGAGATTGTGAAAAACAATTTATAATTGGAGAATATTTTGTAGGTGAAACTTTGGAGATGATGACAATGCACTACGAATATGGTTTATTGAAACAAGTAGTTGAACACAAACATGCCACTGACCCTGTGGGTTTAAAGTTGTGGATATCCACTAAATTGGTGGATATTGAAATAATGCACGATAGCGATGAGCCAAGGAAATCAAC aaatccAAAGCTGGATGTAAATTTTTCGGATTCCGATTCCGATCCGGATTTACCTCCAGATAACGTTGATGGAGCTCATCGAAAAATTCGGGAGGGAAAAGCTCGGGGAAAAGCTCGGGGAAAAGCTCGGGGAAAAGCTCGGGGAAAAGCTCGGGGAAAAGCTCGGGGAAAAGCTCGGGGAAAAGCTCGGGGAAAAGCTTCGGGTGAATGTTCTTCAGCGGATCCTGTTCAAGGAGCAGCTTCAAAAAAAACAGCAG GTTCGTTATCTTCTGCACCTGCTTTGGCTCCGGGGAATGATGATCTTCCAAAAGCAG GTTCGTTATCTTCTGCACCTGCTTTGGCTCCGGGGAATGATGATCTTCCAAAAGCAG GTTCGTTATCTTCTGCACCTGCTTTGGCTCCGGGGAATGATGATCTTCCAAAAGCAG GTTCGTTATCTTCTGCACCTGCTTTGGCTCCGGGGAATGATGATCTTCCAAAAGCAG GTTCGTTATCTTCTGCACCTGCTTTGGCTCCGGGGAATGATGATCTTCCAAAAGCAG GTTGTTCATCCTTTGCTCCTGATCCAGTTCAAGGAGCAACAACAT CTTATCCCGATCTAGTGGCTGTTCCAGCTTCACTTCCACCTCCACCACCTTCTCCACCAGTTCAAGTTTCGCCTTTTCTAACTCCACctcctcaagatttttcatttgCTGCAGCTCATCCTGCTCTGGTGGTTGATGATTTTATTGTAGAAGGTGTTGTTGATGGTGATGTGTCTGTTGATCCAGCTGCACCttctcaagatttttcatttgCTGCAGCTGGGCCTGCTCTGGAGGTTGATGATTCTATTGTAGAAGGTGTTGTTGACTTTAATGAGTCTATTGATCCTCCTCCAGCTCAAGATTCAGCAGTTGAAGCTCCATCttctcaagatttttcatttgCTGCAGCTGGGCCTGCTCTACTGGTTGATGATTCTACTGTTGAAGGTGTTAATGATGTTCATGAGTCTGTTGATCCTCCTCCAGCTCAAGATTCAGCAGTTGAAGCTCCATCttctcaagatttttcatttgCTGCAGCTGGGCCTGCTCTGGAGGTTGATGATTCTATTGTAGAAGGTGTTGTTGACTCTAATGAGTATGCTGATCCAGCTCCAGCTCAAGATTCAGCAGTTCAAACTCCAGtttctcaagatttttcatttgCTGCAGCTGGGCCTGCTCTACTGGTTGATGAATCTACTGTTGAAGGTGTTAATGATGTTCATGAGTCTGTTGATCCTCCTCCAGCTCAAGATTCAGCAGTTGAAGTTCCACCTTCTCAAGATTTTGATGATTCTATTGTAGAAGGTGTTGTTGACTTTAATGAGTCTATTGATCCTCCTCCAGCTCAAGATTCAGCAGTTGAAGCTCCATCttctcaagatttttcatttgCTGCAGCTGGGCCTGCTCTACTGGTTGATGATTCTACTGTTGATTCTCCTCCAGCTCAAGATTCAGCAGTTGAAGCTCCACtttctcaagatttttcatttgCTGCAGCTGGGCCTGTTCTAGAGGTTGATGATGCTGATCAACCTCCACCACCATCACCTGTTCATAATCTACCTCGGAGGTCGGTACGCTTGGCTGCTCAAGCTCTTCAAGGCATACTTCCGAGGAGATCGGCACGCCTAGGTTTGCAGAGGCGGAATTCTGAGATAGATAATATGCGTGTCATACGTCGGCCTCGTCGGCGTCATCTTTGTCATCCATATTGTACTTGTAGAAGAAGAAACTGTCCATGCTACCTAGCTAGAATGTAA
- the LOC107031040 gene encoding proline-, glutamic acid- and leucine-rich protein 1-like isoform X3 translates to MPFCKLCSSVKWDTEGDCEKQFIIGEYFVGETLEMMTMHYEYGLLKQVVEHKHATDPVGLKLWISTKLVDIEIMHDSDEPRKSTNPKLDVNFSDSDSDPDLPPDNVDGAHRKIREGKARGKARGKARGKARGKASGECSSADPVQGAASKKTAGSLSSAPALAPGNDDLPKAGSLSSAPALAPGNDDLPKAGSLSSAPALAPGNDDLPKAGSLSSAPALAPGNDDLPKAGSLSSAPALAPGNDDLPKAGCSSFAPDPVQGATTSYPDLVAVPASLPPPPPSPPVQVSPFLTPPPQDFSFAAAHPALVVDDFIVEGVVDGDVSVDPAAPSQDFSFAAAGPALEVDDSIVEGVVDFNESIDPPPAQDSAVEAPSSQDFSFAAAGPALLVDDSTVEGVNDVHESVDPPPAQDSAVEAPSSQDFSFAAAGPALEVDDSIVEGVVDSNEYADPAPAQDSAVQTPVSQDFSFAAAGPALLVDESTVEGVNDVHESVDPPPAQDSAVEVPPSQDFDDSIVEGVVDFNESIDPPPAQDSAVEAPSSQDFSFAAAGPALLVDDSTVDSPPAQDSAVEAPLSQDFSFAAAGPVLEVDDADQPPPPSPVHNLPRRSVRLAAQALQGILPRRSARLGLQRRNSEIDNMRVIRRPRRRHLCHPYCTCRRRNCPCYLARM, encoded by the exons atgccTTTTTGCAAGCTTTGTAGCTCGGTAAAATGGGATACAGAGGGAGATTGTGAAAAACAATTTATAATTGGAGAATATTTTGTAGGTGAAACTTTGGAGATGATGACAATGCACTACGAATATGGTTTATTGAAACAAGTAGTTGAACACAAACATGCCACTGACCCTGTGGGTTTAAAGTTGTGGATATCCACTAAATTGGTGGATATTGAAATAATGCACGATAGCGATGAGCCAAGGAAATCAAC aaatccAAAGCTGGATGTAAATTTTTCGGATTCCGATTCCGATCCGGATTTACCTCCAGATAACGTTGATGGAGCTCATCGAAAAATTCGGGA GGGAAAAGCTCGGGGAAAAGCTCGGGGAAAAGCTCGGGGAAAAGCTCGGGGAAAAGCTTCGGGTGAATGTTCTTCAGCGGATCCTGTTCAAGGAGCAGCTTCAAAAAAAACAGCAG GTTCGTTATCTTCTGCACCTGCTTTGGCTCCGGGGAATGATGATCTTCCAAAAGCAG GTTCGTTATCTTCTGCACCTGCTTTGGCTCCGGGGAATGATGATCTTCCAAAAGCAG GTTCGTTATCTTCTGCACCTGCTTTGGCTCCGGGGAATGATGATCTTCCAAAAGCAG GTTCGTTATCTTCTGCACCTGCTTTGGCTCCGGGGAATGATGATCTTCCAAAAGCAG GTTCGTTATCTTCTGCACCTGCTTTGGCTCCGGGGAATGATGATCTTCCAAAAGCAG GTTGTTCATCCTTTGCTCCTGATCCAGTTCAAGGAGCAACAACAT CTTATCCCGATCTAGTGGCTGTTCCAGCTTCACTTCCACCTCCACCACCTTCTCCACCAGTTCAAGTTTCGCCTTTTCTAACTCCACctcctcaagatttttcatttgCTGCAGCTCATCCTGCTCTGGTGGTTGATGATTTTATTGTAGAAGGTGTTGTTGATGGTGATGTGTCTGTTGATCCAGCTGCACCttctcaagatttttcatttgCTGCAGCTGGGCCTGCTCTGGAGGTTGATGATTCTATTGTAGAAGGTGTTGTTGACTTTAATGAGTCTATTGATCCTCCTCCAGCTCAAGATTCAGCAGTTGAAGCTCCATCttctcaagatttttcatttgCTGCAGCTGGGCCTGCTCTACTGGTTGATGATTCTACTGTTGAAGGTGTTAATGATGTTCATGAGTCTGTTGATCCTCCTCCAGCTCAAGATTCAGCAGTTGAAGCTCCATCttctcaagatttttcatttgCTGCAGCTGGGCCTGCTCTGGAGGTTGATGATTCTATTGTAGAAGGTGTTGTTGACTCTAATGAGTATGCTGATCCAGCTCCAGCTCAAGATTCAGCAGTTCAAACTCCAGtttctcaagatttttcatttgCTGCAGCTGGGCCTGCTCTACTGGTTGATGAATCTACTGTTGAAGGTGTTAATGATGTTCATGAGTCTGTTGATCCTCCTCCAGCTCAAGATTCAGCAGTTGAAGTTCCACCTTCTCAAGATTTTGATGATTCTATTGTAGAAGGTGTTGTTGACTTTAATGAGTCTATTGATCCTCCTCCAGCTCAAGATTCAGCAGTTGAAGCTCCATCttctcaagatttttcatttgCTGCAGCTGGGCCTGCTCTACTGGTTGATGATTCTACTGTTGATTCTCCTCCAGCTCAAGATTCAGCAGTTGAAGCTCCACtttctcaagatttttcatttgCTGCAGCTGGGCCTGTTCTAGAGGTTGATGATGCTGATCAACCTCCACCACCATCACCTGTTCATAATCTACCTCGGAGGTCGGTACGCTTGGCTGCTCAAGCTCTTCAAGGCATACTTCCGAGGAGATCGGCACGCCTAGGTTTGCAGAGGCGGAATTCTGAGATAGATAATATGCGTGTCATACGTCGGCCTCGTCGGCGTCATCTTTGTCATCCATATTGTACTTGTAGAAGAAGAAACTGTCCATGCTACCTAGCTAGAATGTAA